The genomic window ATGAGAGTGATGCTTCCTTTTTAGATTTAAATCCTCATATTGCAATAGTAACAAATATTGAAGATGATCACTTAGATTATTATAAATCTTTTGACAAATTATTAGATGCATTTAAACAATTTTTAGATAGGGTAAACCCAAATGGTTTTGCTTTATTATTCGGCGATGATCCACATTTAAACTATTTAAAAGATAAAATTACTCCACAAACTATTATTTATGGTGAGAATGAAGATTACGATTATTATTTAAAAAACTGGAGAATTGTAGGTCCTGGTTCAAAGTTTGAAGTGTTTAATAAAAAAACTTACTTAGGTACTTTGCAATTGTCTATACCTGGAAAGCACAATGCTTTAAATGCTCTAGCAGTTACTGCGGTAGCAAATGAGTTAGGTATATCCTTTGAACACATACAAAGTGCATTAATTAAATTTAAAGGTGCTAAAAGAAGATTTGAGATAATTGGAGTTGCTCAAAATATAACAATTGTTGATGATTATGCTCATCATCCAACAGAGATAGCAGTTACAATAAAAGCAGCTAAAGAATTTCATAATGGCAGAGTTGTTGTAGTTTTTCAACCCCACAGATATTCACGAACCAACTTGTTAGGAGAGGAGTTAGGTGAAGCATTTTTTAATGCAGATTTGGCAATTATTAGCGATGTGTACTCAGCTGGAGAAGAACCTATACCAGATGTTAATGGAGAAGTAGTTTGGAGATCAGCAGTTAAGGCTGGTTACAACGCACTGTATATCCCTAAAGTTAATGATATAGAGACATATTTACTCAAATATTTACAACCCAATGATTTAGTTATTACCATGGGTGCTGGAGATATATGGGGCTTAGGGATAAAACTATTAGAGAAATTAGAAGGTCTAAGTGTCCTTCGTTCATAATCCAGCGGGGGTGTTAAATTGGAACAATTTAATATTTGGGGAGGTACACCATTAAAAGGTCAGATTAGAATTAGTGGTTCTAAAAATTCAACTTTGCCTATAATGGCTGCAAGCATTATGTCTTCAGAAGAAGTGATAATAAAAAATGTTCCTGATCTTGAAGATGTAAGGGTTATGGCTTTAGCTTTACAGGAGTTAGGAGCTAAAGTTACTAAAGAAAAAGATGTCCTTATAATTAATAGCAAAAATATAAATTCATCAGAATTACCTGAAAAAATATCTAGAAAAATGCGAGCATCTAACTTGGTTATGGGGGCGCTATTAGGACGACTTAAGAATGCACAAGTAGCATATCCTGGAGGATGTGCTATTGGCTCAAGGCCCATGGATCTACATGTAAAAGGTTTTGAGAAGCTAGGGTATGTTATTACTGAAGAGTATGGTTATATGAAAGGAAAAGCCCAAGATATTAAAGGAAATGAAATAATGTTAGATTTTCCTAGTGTGGGTGCTACTGAAAATATAATGATGGCAGCTGCTTTGACACCAGGAACAACCATAATAAGGAATGCAGCACGAGAACCTGAAGTAGTAGATTTACAAAACTTTTTAAATAGAATGGGTGCTAATATAAAAGGAGCAGGGTTAGATGCTATAAGGATAAAAGGTGTGGAAAGACTAGGTAGGGTTGAGCATACTGTTATTCCGGATAGAATTGAAGCAGGTACCTTTATGATAGCATCGGCTATAACAAGTGGAGATGTGTGGCTTGAAAATGTAGTTGTAGAACATATTCATCCAGTAATCTCTAAGCTAAGTGAAATAGGAGTAATGGTATCAGTAGCTAATGGTGGCTTAAGAATAGTAGGTAATCGCAAAAGATATAAACCATCAGATATAAAAACAATGCCTTATCCTGGGTTTCCAACAGATATGCAGCCACAATTTATGTCATTTCTCTCAACAATAAATGGCACAAGTTTAGTAGTAGAAACTATTTTTGAAAATCGATTTATGCATGTTCAAGAGTTGTGCAGAATGGGTGCAGATATAAAGATTGAAGGTAGGGTAGCAATAATAAAAGGTAGTGATAAATTAGAGGGTGCACGTGTTGAAGCTTCTGATTTAAGAGCTGGAGCTGCTTTAGTTCTAGCAGGGTTATCTGCTATAGATGAAACAGTCGTTACTGGAATAGAGCATATTAATAGAGGTTATGAAAACATACTAGAAAAATTAACAACACTAGGTGCCAAAATAACAAGTACTCAAAAGGTTGATGGTTAACATCAGCCTTTTTTTATTTTTGCTGTAAATTAATTGTAATGATTTTGTTACATATATCTGTTATAATCTTTACAGTAAGTGCAATAAATAGGGGATAGGGTGAATTTTCATGAAAAGCTCTTTGCGTTTAGTCTTTAGCTTTTCTATTATGTTTTTTATTGTTTTAGTATCTGTCTATCTTTTTCTACATAGTTCTTTTTTCAAAGTTGATAAAATTTACGTTAGTGGAGATGAAACAGTTCCCCCTGAAGAAGTTATTTCTTTGTCAAGTTTAGAGAAAGGTATAAATATTTTTAGGGTTAATAAAGAGCTAACTTCCAGATCAGTCGAAATACATCCAATGATAAAAAAAGCTAATATAAATAGAAGAATTCCTAGGAGTATTGAAATTGATATCCATGAAAGAAAAGTATGGGCTGTTGTTCCCGCCAATGGAAACTTATTATTTATAGATAATGAAGGAGTATTATTAGATAGAGCCTCAAGTGCTAAAATAAATAACTATCTCATTATTACAATGGATAAAGTACCTGAACGTATAACCTTAGGACAAGTTGTTAATAAAGACGTTGTTAGAATGATATCTCCATTAATAGAACAGTTGAGTTCGGATGAAAAAAGACATATATCCCAATTTCATTATCATAATAAGGAAGATTCATTAACAATTTTTACTTTGAATGGTACAGAAATTAGATTTGGGGATAAAGAAAGGTTTGAAGAAAAAGTAAAATTTTTTAATAATATTTTATTATTTGAACAGCAGCTAAATGAAGAGGGTAGAGATGTATTAAAATATGTAGATTTAAGGTTTAAAGGACAACCTATAGTTAGTACTTTACTAGGATCATCCACTAGTACAACCCAAATGCCAGAGGTGAATATTTATGAATAGTAAAAGTGCACAAATTTCTATAGCTATTGTTTGTTTAGTATTAGGTATAATGTTAGCTATTCAATTTAGAGCTACAGAGGAAAATCCTAATAATATAAGAACTGCTAGAACAGGGGACATAACGTTAAAGTTAGTTACATTAACTGAAGAAAGGGATGTACTAGCTCAAGAAGTTGTGTCTTTAAGAGAAAAGTTAAATAATGTAAGAGAACATGATCAAGCTATGGCTGATTTACAAAGTGAACTACAGGTAGCTAGCATGTATGCGGGACTAATAGCTGTTGAAGGACCAGGTGTAATTGTTACCTTAGACGATAGTGATAGGGAACTTTATCCTGGAGAAGATCCAAATAATTTATTAGTTCACGATGAAGATATTCTAAAAGTTATAAATGAACTTAAGGCTTCAGGTGCAGAAGCTATTGCAGTAAATGATGAACGTGTAACTTCTATGTCTGAAATACGATGTGCAGGTACAACCATTCTTGTTAACTGGACTAAAATTGCACCACCTTTTGAAATTAAAGCTGTTGGTGAACCCGATATGCTAGAAAGTGGACTTGCTATGCGAGGTGGAATCTTAGAATCTCTTAAAATATATGGAATTGAAACGGATATAGAAAAACATGAGAGATTAGAGATACCTGCTTATGCAGGTAGTATGAGATTTAATTATGCACAACCTCTACAATCTAATGAAAAGGCGGCGAATTAAGCAAATGTGGTTATTAGTACTTTTTTGTTTAATATTAGGTATTTTTATTGGTTTTCAACTACCTTTATTTTTACCAGATTTTTATGCAAAATATATGTCAATTGCTGTCCTTGCTGCATTAGATTCGGTTTTTGGAGGTATTAGAGCTTATATAGAAGAAACATTTGATAATACAGTATTTATTACTGGTTTTATTACAAATACTCTTTTAGCAGCTGCTATAGCATATTTAGGAGACCGTCTAGGGGTTGAATTGTACTTAGCAGCAGTGATTGTATTTGGTGTAAGGATATTCCAAAATTTAGGGATAATACGTCGATATCTAATTAAAAAATACTAAATATTTTAAAGATATAAAAAAGGTATATAAATACGTTTGTGGTATTTTAAAGTAGTATATTTTTTAAGGGGTGCGTTGATATTAACAGGCGAAATATTATTGTTAGTTTAGATGTAGGTACTAGTTCGATTAAAGCTACCCTTGGTGAAGTTGGTCAAGCAAAAGATGTTAGCATATTAGGGATTTCACAAGTGCCTTCATTAGGTCTAAGAAAAGGTAATATAGTTGATATAGAAAGCACCGCTAAATCTATTGATACATGTCTAAATGATTTAGAAAGACTGACAGGTACACCTATTGATAAAGCAATAATAGGGTTTTCAGGTGCAAGTGTTTATGCACTAAATAATCATGCAGTAGTTGCTGTTGGCAATCCAACTTATGAAATAACAAAAGATGATAAAGAAAGAGTGCTTCAATCAGCTCGAAATATGGCATTGCCACCAGATAAAACAATTGTACAAACCATAGAAAGGCAGTATATAGTTGATGGTTATGATGGAGTAAAAGATCCAGTCGGAATGGTAGGGAGTAGGTTAGAAGTTGAAGTAGTTATAATAATTGCAACTACTGCTGCTATACAAAACCTACAAAGAAGTATCAATAGAATTAATTTAGATATTGATAACTTAGTATATACTCCCTTATTAACAGCAGAATCTGTACTTACACCTACAGAAAAAGAAATGGGTGTTGTGATTGTAGATATTGGTGGAGGAACTACAAATGTAACTGTTTTTGAGCAAGGAAGTATGTCAACAACTACCGTTTTGCCTGTTGGTGGTGAGTTTGTAACAAAAGATATTGCAATAATTCTTAGAACATCAATTGAAGAAGCCAATAGGGTGAAAGAACGCTATGGTGTAGCCTCTACTGAATTGGCCAAAACAGATGTACTTATAGATATACATAATTTACAAGGTAGTGATGTTAAACAAGTTAATCAGTATATGGTTGCAGAAATTATTTATGCTAGAATTGAAGAATTAGCACAATTAATTTATGAAGAACTTCAAGTAGCAGGGGTTATAGATAAACTTCCTGGTGGAATAGTCTTATCTGGTGGAGGAGCCCAACTAACAGGTATAGTAGAAGTTTTAGAAGAACTTCTTGAGTTGCCAGTACGGTTAGGTATTCCCGAAAATATTAGAGGAGTTCCTACTGATTTTAATAAACCACAGAATGCTGTAGTGCTAGGAGCATTAAATTATAAAGTTAACCAATTAGGTTCAGAAGTAGAGTTGAATTATAGCCAGGAGAGTTTACTTGATAAAATTATTTACTGGTTTAAAGATCTATTTAGATAGCAAGCTAAGGAGGTATTTAAATGCCATTAGACTTTGATGTAGAAATGCAACAGTTCGCTGATATTAAAGTTGTTGGAGTAGGTGGTGGGGGCAGTAATGCCGTTAATAGAATGATAGAAGCAGGTTTAAAAGGTGTGGAATTTATTGCTATTAATACTGATTCACAGGCATTATTCCTATCAAAAGCAGAGAAAAAAATACAAGTTGGTGAGAAACTAACTAAAGGTTTGGGAGCAGGGGCTGATCCTGACGTTGGAAAAAATGCAGCAGAAGAAAGTATAGAAGAAATTAAAAAATCAATACAAGGTGCAGATATGGTATTTGTTACTGCTGGTATGGGTGGAGGAACTGGAACTGGTGGAGCTCCAGTTATTGCAAGTATTGCTAGAGAATTAGGGGCTTTAACAGTTGGTGTTGTAACTAAGCCATTTACGTTTGAGGGGAGGAAGAGAAACCTTCAAGCTGAAAAAGGTACACAAGAACTACGTACAGAAGTTGATAGTTTAATTACTATACCAAATGACAGATTATTACAAGTAGTCGATAAACATACAGCATTCAATG from Candidatus Syntrophocurvum alkaliphilum includes these protein-coding regions:
- the murC gene encoding UDP-N-acetylmuramate--L-alanine ligase yields the protein MTTKTWQLIHMVGIAGAGMCGIAKVLSEQGIKVSGSDLQCNDTTEKLKELGIKTYKGHDSSNVKQEVDMLVISTAIPHDNPEVKKAVDRNIPVLKRGEMLANIVNQYKGIAVAGAHGKTTTTSMMSMVCSEAKIDPSFIIGGEIQGSNVNARLGEGDYFIVEADESDASFLDLNPHIAIVTNIEDDHLDYYKSFDKLLDAFKQFLDRVNPNGFALLFGDDPHLNYLKDKITPQTIIYGENEDYDYYLKNWRIVGPGSKFEVFNKKTYLGTLQLSIPGKHNALNALAVTAVANELGISFEHIQSALIKFKGAKRRFEIIGVAQNITIVDDYAHHPTEIAVTIKAAKEFHNGRVVVVFQPHRYSRTNLLGEELGEAFFNADLAIISDVYSAGEEPIPDVNGEVVWRSAVKAGYNALYIPKVNDIETYLLKYLQPNDLVITMGAGDIWGLGIKLLEKLEGLSVLRS
- the murA gene encoding UDP-N-acetylglucosamine 1-carboxyvinyltransferase; translated protein: MEQFNIWGGTPLKGQIRISGSKNSTLPIMAASIMSSEEVIIKNVPDLEDVRVMALALQELGAKVTKEKDVLIINSKNINSSELPEKISRKMRASNLVMGALLGRLKNAQVAYPGGCAIGSRPMDLHVKGFEKLGYVITEEYGYMKGKAQDIKGNEIMLDFPSVGATENIMMAAALTPGTTIIRNAAREPEVVDLQNFLNRMGANIKGAGLDAIRIKGVERLGRVEHTVIPDRIEAGTFMIASAITSGDVWLENVVVEHIHPVISKLSEIGVMVSVANGGLRIVGNRKRYKPSDIKTMPYPGFPTDMQPQFMSFLSTINGTSLVVETIFENRFMHVQELCRMGADIKIEGRVAIIKGSDKLEGARVEASDLRAGAALVLAGLSAIDETVVTGIEHINRGYENILEKLTTLGAKITSTQKVDG
- a CDS encoding cell division protein FtsQ/DivIB; translation: MKSSLRLVFSFSIMFFIVLVSVYLFLHSSFFKVDKIYVSGDETVPPEEVISLSSLEKGINIFRVNKELTSRSVEIHPMIKKANINRRIPRSIEIDIHERKVWAVVPANGNLLFIDNEGVLLDRASSAKINNYLIITMDKVPERITLGQVVNKDVVRMISPLIEQLSSDEKRHISQFHYHNKEDSLTIFTLNGTEIRFGDKERFEEKVKFFNNILLFEQQLNEEGRDVLKYVDLRFKGQPIVSTLLGSSTSTTQMPEVNIYE
- a CDS encoding DUF881 domain-containing protein yields the protein MNSKSAQISIAIVCLVLGIMLAIQFRATEENPNNIRTARTGDITLKLVTLTEERDVLAQEVVSLREKLNNVREHDQAMADLQSELQVASMYAGLIAVEGPGVIVTLDDSDRELYPGEDPNNLLVHDEDILKVINELKASGAEAIAVNDERVTSMSEIRCAGTTILVNWTKIAPPFEIKAVGEPDMLESGLAMRGGILESLKIYGIETDIEKHERLEIPAYAGSMRFNYAQPLQSNEKAAN
- a CDS encoding small basic family protein codes for the protein MWLLVLFCLILGIFIGFQLPLFLPDFYAKYMSIAVLAALDSVFGGIRAYIEETFDNTVFITGFITNTLLAAAIAYLGDRLGVELYLAAVIVFGVRIFQNLGIIRRYLIKKY
- the ftsA gene encoding cell division protein FtsA, whose amino-acid sequence is MVSLDVGTSSIKATLGEVGQAKDVSILGISQVPSLGLRKGNIVDIESTAKSIDTCLNDLERLTGTPIDKAIIGFSGASVYALNNHAVVAVGNPTYEITKDDKERVLQSARNMALPPDKTIVQTIERQYIVDGYDGVKDPVGMVGSRLEVEVVIIIATTAAIQNLQRSINRINLDIDNLVYTPLLTAESVLTPTEKEMGVVIVDIGGGTTNVTVFEQGSMSTTTVLPVGGEFVTKDIAIILRTSIEEANRVKERYGVASTELAKTDVLIDIHNLQGSDVKQVNQYMVAEIIYARIEELAQLIYEELQVAGVIDKLPGGIVLSGGGAQLTGIVEVLEELLELPVRLGIPENIRGVPTDFNKPQNAVVLGALNYKVNQLGSEVELNYSQESLLDKIIYWFKDLFR
- the ftsZ gene encoding cell division protein FtsZ, which translates into the protein MPLDFDVEMQQFADIKVVGVGGGGSNAVNRMIEAGLKGVEFIAINTDSQALFLSKAEKKIQVGEKLTKGLGAGADPDVGKNAAEESIEEIKKSIQGADMVFVTAGMGGGTGTGGAPVIASIARELGALTVGVVTKPFTFEGRKRNLQAEKGTQELRTEVDSLITIPNDRLLQVVDKHTAFNDAFRIADDILRQGVQGISDLIAIPGVINCDFADVQTVMQSTGSALMGIGKANGENRAAEAARMAISSPLLETSIEGAQGVLFNISGGNDLTLFEINEAAEIIHQAADIEANIIFGANIDENLNDEVRVTVIATGFNSENDKQHDLPTKSKGLDSPPSFVDKSDLEIPPFLRRK